GATGACAACGCGTGCCGTTCCGACTGTAAGGCGTTTGCGGCCGGTTCGGGTTTACATATTGAAGTGAGTGAAGTTTTGGGAGGAATGAATGGAATATCCGAAGATTCGCAGTACGACGGTTATTGCGGTCAGAAAAAACGGACGAGTAGCCATGGCCGGCGACGGACAGGTGACTATGGGCGAAACCGTTATGAAAGGCAACGCCCGCAAAGTGCGTCGTTTGTACGACGGCAAGGTTCTCACCGGATTTGCCGGTGCGACGGCTGATGCGTTCAATTTGTTCGATAAATTTGAAATCAAAATCAAGGAATTTGCCGGAGATTTGACTCGGGCGGCAGTTGAACTCGCCAAACAGTGGCGTACGGACAAAGCGCTGCGCCAGCTTGAAGCGCTGCTGCTCGTCGCCGATAAAGATAAAATTCTGCTTATTTCCGGTACCGGCGACGTTATCGAACCGGAAAACGACGTGCTGGCGATCGGTTCCGGCGGCAATTACGCGTACGCTGCCGCACTTGCGTATCTTGATTCGTCCGATCTGGGCGCAAAAGAAATTGCGGAAAAAAGCCTGAAAATTGCAGGCAATATCTGTATCTATACGAATAATCACATTACCGTGGAGGAACTCTAATCGTGGAGCAGCTTGAAAATGCCGGAGTTCCGGTACGGGATTTAACGCCGAAGCAGATTGTGGCGCAGCTCGATACGTATATTATCGGCCAGCAGAACGCGAAAAAATCGGTCGCCATCGCGCTGCGGAACCGAAGCCGCCGTCTGAAATTGCCCGAAGATATCCGCGAGGAAATCGCACCCAAAAATATCCTCATGATAGGTCCCACGGGTGTCGGTAAAACGGAAATCGCCCGCCGGCTTGCAAAATTATGCAACGCACCGTTTTTGAAAGTGGAAGCGACGAAATATACCGAAGTCGGCTACGTCGGGCGGGACGTCGAGTCGATGGTGCGCGATTTGATGGCGGTCGGCTATAATATGGTAAAAGCCGAAGCGCAGGAATCGCTCAAATCACAGGCCGAAAGCCGAGTTGAAGAAGAATTGCTCGATTTACTGCTGCCGGGAAGCCGCAAAGAAGAAAAAAAATCGGTGCAGGCTTTGCCGCTCTCCATTTTCGGTACGTCGGTCTCCGAAAGCGGCGACGTATCGGCGGCGTCCGCGTCCGACGGCTCGTCTTCGGCTGCGGCTTCCGACACGCTGAACTCGTCTACCCGTGAAAAATTTCGCGCGATGCTCCGCGAGGGTAAATTGGAAGATCGGCAGGTTGAAGTTTCCGTCAAAAAGCAGAACAACGTGCCGTCTATGGAAATCTTTGCCGGCGGCAATATGGAAGATCTTGAAGCCGGTATGCGCCAAATCACGTCCATGTTCAGCGGCGGTAAAACCCGCAAAAAAACGGTAACGGTGCGCGAAGCGCGCCGGATTCTCATCGAAGAGCAGCTCGACCGGCTGATCGACCCGGATAAAATTGCCGACGAAGCGAAAAATCGCGTAGAACAAATGGGAATCATTTTTATCGACGAAATCGATAAGATCGCCGTCCGCGGCGAACACGGCGGGCAGGACGTTTCGCGGGAAGGCGTTCAGCGCGACATCCTGCCGATCGTCGAAGGTTCGACCGTCAATACGAAGTACGGTGTCGTCGATACGACGCATGTTCTGTTTATTGCGGCCGGTGCGTTCAATTTGTCGTCTCCGTCCGATTTGATTCCCGAATTGCAGGGGCGTTTTCCGCTCCGTGTGGAGCTCGATTCGCTTCACGCCGAAGATTTCAAGCGTATCCTTACGGAACCGAAAAACGCGCTTACCCGGCAGTATGCGGAACTGTTGGCAACGGAAAACGTAACCGTTCGCTTCGACGAATCGGCTATAGACCGTATGAGTTTTCTCGCCGCGGACGTCAATTCGCGTGCGGAAAATATCGGCGCGCGCCGTCTGCATACTATTATGGAGACGCTGCTTGAAGACCTTTCGTTTGAAGCGGACGAACACGCGGGAGAAGTTATCACGATTACCAGCGATTACGTAGACGAGCGCCTCAAGAATATCGTTGAAAATCAGGATTTGTCTAAATACATTCTGTAGTTCCGCCGGATTACGGCGTATGTGAAACGGGGCTGTCCGAGAAGCTATTTAATGTCATTCTTGGACAGCTTTTTTTATTTTCGTGTGAGAACGGCATATTTTTGCGTTCTGCGCCGAGACCTGTCGATTTTACCGTATTTTTACCTGAAGCCGCTAAACTTGTCCGCCCGAATGCCGAAAATGAAATATACGCAGCGGGCGGACTGCCCGAAAAGTGCGGTTCGATCTGGAGGTTTCAGGATATGAATACGTTTACGCGATCTGTCGATATGCTGCACCGTGCAATGGATGCGAGTACGCTTCGGTATCAAGTATCCGCGAATAATCTGGCAAACTCCGAAGTTCCGAATTTTAAACGAACGTCGGTCAATTTTGAAAGCCAGCTGAAGCGTGCGCTTGAATCGGAACGGAACGCGAAAGATTCGTTTCAGATGATAACGACGGACGATCGCCATATCGCTTCGGAAGGGGCTATCGATTACCGCACCGTCGAACCGCGCCGCGTTACCGATTATTTGACGACGGCGAAAGCGAACGGCAACAACGTGGACGCCGAACAGGAAGCGATGGAAATTCTGAAAACACAGCTTAATTATCAGCTTTTGACTCAAATGCAGGCGTTTGAGTTTTCCCAGCTGAAAGTTGCGATGAAAAAATAACGCGGTTCGGCGCGCGAGTACGGCTGTGCGAGGTGCGCTGATACGGCTGCACGCGGCGGCGTTACGCAGAATCGGATCGGCTAGTGATTCCGTTTGATTTTTTGAGGAGGCTGAAATGGGACTTTTTACCAGTATCAATATTGCGGCGACCGGCATGAGCGTGGAGCGGCTGCGTACGGACGTTATTTCCGATAATATTGCGAACGCTTCCACAACCCGTACCCCGGAAGGCGGTAAATTCCAGCGGAAAAGCGTTGTGCTGACTCCGATTGCGGAAAATCCGACGTTCCGCAATCCGTTCGTTCCCGCCGATATCGACAACGGACCGGGCGCGGGCGTTCGTATCAGCAAAATCGTCAAGGATACGGCGCAGGGACGTATGGTCTACGATCCGTCGCATCCTGATGCGATCCAATCGGGACCGAACGCCGGATACGTCGAATATCCGAACGTCAATATCGTAAACGAAATGGTTGACTTGATTTCGGCTTCGCGCGCGTATGAAGCGAACTCTTCCGTGATTCAAGGTTCAAAAGATATGTTCAGCAGCGCGCTGGAAATTGCCCGGTAAATAGTGTATACTGACGGCGTGAAGACGTTTACGCGCGCGGCTGCCGGACGGCCGCGCCGGGAGGAAATGAATATATGATTGGATCGTTGGAATTACTGCGGACACACGCGGCTCATATCGGTTCTGCCGCCGTCGTTTCGGGACGGCACACCGCCGCAGAATCGGCGTCTTCCGGTACGAAGACTGCAAAGGGGACTTTTGAAAATTATTTGACGGAAGCCGTCGATTACGTGAATACGAAGCAGATCGCTTCTTCAAGCAACGTTGAAAAACTGATAACCGATCCCGATTCGGTCGACATACACGATGTTACGATTGCCATGGCCGAAGCCAGTATGTCTTTAAACCTCGCGCAGACGGTTATCGACCGGCTCATCAGCGGCTGGAACGAAATAACCACGACACGGTAACATCCCTCTCATCGGCTGCGCCGTTTTTTCCGTTAATCTTCTCCGTTTTCCGGCGGAAAACTTGTCAGTATGAAAAATATATGCTACAATAAAATGAATGTATATTGGTTCGTTCGTTGGAGGGGCAACTCTCCGGTGGGAGGCATGCATAAATGAACGAATGGCTTAAAAAGCTGGTTTCATCTATAAAAGAATTGTGGGCAAAGTGGACCCTGATTCAGAAAATCATACTCTTCGGAATTATTGCCGTCGTTATAGCCGCGCTCGTTTTCATGCTGCGTTTTTCCGCAAAACCCGCAACGGTGCCTCTGTTTAACGTTGCCATTACCGATGTTTCAGCCCGTGATAATATTCTGTACCGCCTGTCTCAGGAAAACGTCGAAGCGGAAGTAAACGCTGCGGGCGTCATTTCCGTAAAAGACGAACAGACTGCCCGCAGAATGAGATCGGTTCTCGTTCGGGAGGATCTCGTTCCTACGAACGTAGATCCGTGGGCGCTGTTCGATACGGAGCGCTGGACGATAACCGATTTCGAGCGGAACGTCAATCTGCAGCGTTCCATTACGCAGATGGTAAAACAGCACATTGAAGCGCTCGACGATATAGACAGCGCGAACGTAGTCATTACCCTGCCTGAACGCACGCTGTTCGCTTCGGATCAGAATCCCACGACGGCAAGCGTTATTATCTATCCCAAACCGGGCAGCGATATTGCCGACAATAAAAAGAAAATTCAGGGTATCCAAAAGCTGCTGCTGCGCGCCGTTGAAGGGCTTAAAGAAGAGAATATTACGATCGCCGATTCTACCGGACGGATCGTAAACGATTTTGAAGGAATGGCGGCGAGCGAACGGGTGGACATCGTCGCGAAAGAGCAGAAACTCATCAAACAGCTTGAAATGGAATACCGTGCGAGCGTTTTGAAGTCGCTGCAGCAGATTTTCGGTACGGATCGCGTGCGCGATCTGAATATAAAAATCGATATGGATATGTCCAAAAAACAGGTTGCCGGAACCGAATATTCGCCTATCGTCATCAAAGCCGATAATCCGAACACACCGTACGACGATTCTGAACTGCGCGACTACCTTCCGATCTCATCAGAGACCGTTACGAAGGTGTGGACCGGTACCGGTTATAATCCCGAAGGACCTGCCGGCGTGGAAGGGCAGAATCCGCCGGTGTATTCCGATATGTCGAACTTGTACGGCAAATCGGAAGAGACCGGTGTAAAACAGAATAACGTTATCAATACCAAAGAATATCAGGAAGAAAAAAGTCCGTCCATAGATCGCGTTACCGTTTCGGTCAACATTGACGGAACCTGGCGCAGAACGTATGACGACAAGGGGCAGCTCGTTTTGAATCCGAACGGTACGATCGCCCGCGAATACGTTCCGGTCGACTCGGCGGTGCTTTCCAGTGCGGCGAAACTGGTGCAGGACGCTATCGGCTACAACAGAAACCGCGGAGATTCGGTTACCGTGCAGAACATTCAGTATGATCGTACGGCCCAATTTGAAGAAGAAGATATGGCGTATATCCGTGCGCAGCAGCAGCGCAAAACGATCATGCTCGTGATCGCGGGTATCGCGGTCGTGCTGCTTGCGTTTATGGTGTTCCGCTTTATCAGCCGCGAACTGGAACGCAGGCGGCGTCTGCGCGAAGAAGAGATTCTCCGCAGAAATCAGATGGAGCGCGAAAAAACGTTGTGGGAAGCCGAGCAGGCCGGCATGGAAGTTACGATGTCGGTCGAAGAGCGCCATCGCGCCGAACTGCAGGAAAACGCCATCACTATGGCGAAAGAGCATCCTGAAGACGTGGCCATGCTCATCAGGACATGGCTGATGGAGGAATAAATGGCGGATCAGACAAATGCCGCAAAACCGAAACCGATGCCGGTGAGCGGCAAAAAAAGCAAAGATTATAAAAATTTGACGGGCCGGCAAAAAGCCGCCATTTTTCTCGTGTCGCTCGGTTCCGAAGTTTCTTCCGATATTTTCAAACATCTGCGCGAAGACGAAGTGGAAACGCTCGTTTTTGAAATTGCGCGTCTTGAAACCGTCGAGGCGGACGTTAAAGATTCCGTTCTTGAAGAATTTCAGGATTTGATGTCGGCTCAAAACTTCATCACGACCGGCGGTATCGATTACGCGCGCGAATTGCTCGAAAAATCGCTGGGAAGTCAAAAAGCGATCGATATCATCAACCGTCTGACCAGTTCCCTGCAAGTGCGCCCGTTTGACTTTATCCGCCGAACGGATCCTGCGCACCTTTTGAACTTTATCCAGCAGGAGTATCCGCAGACTATCGCGCTGATTTTGGCCTATTTGGAGCCGAACAAAGCGTCCGTCATTCTGCAGAATCTGCCGGACGACATCCAAAGTGAAGTTGCGCGACGCATCGCGACGATGGACCGCACGTCTCCGGACGTTTTGCGTGAAGTCGAGCGCGTTCTTGAAAAAAAACTGTCCACGCTTTCGAGCGAAGACTACACGGCTGCCGGCGGTGTGGAAAGTATCGTCGAGATTCTCAACTTGGTCGACCGATCTTCCGAAAAGTCGATTATCGAATCGTTGGAAGAAGAAGATCCCGATTTGGCCGAAGAAATCAAAAAACGCATGTTCGTATTTGAAGACATCGTTATGCTCGACGACCGCGCGATTCAGAAAGTTATGCGCGAAGTCGACACGCAGGAACTTGCCAAAGCGCTTAAATCGGTTGATACCGAAGTTCAGGATAAGATATTCCGCAACATGTCCAAGCGTGCGGCGAGTATGCTCAAAGAAGATATGGAATTCATGGGGCCGGTTCGTCTGAAAGACGTTGAAGAGGCTCAGCAGAAAATCGTTTCGACGATTCGCCGGCTTGAAGATTCCGGTGAGATCGTTATCGCCCGTTCCGGTGAAGACGAATTGGTGGTGTAGCGTATGGCGAAGACGGTTTTTCATTTTAACGAAATCAAAACGCAGGACGATAAGGTATTGCTCAAGCTGCCGCGCAGTTTTGAACCTGAAGTCGAGGAGATGGAAGAAGAGCCGATTCCCGAATACACGGGCCCGACTGCGGACGATTTACGCCGAGAGGCCGAAGCGTTTAAGGAACAGTGGGAAGCCGAAAAAGAGCAGATGCTGAGCAAGGCTCAGGCCGATGCGGACGCTATCGTCAAAAATGCGGAAGAAGCGGCCTTTGAGCAGGTCAAACGCCAGTCGGATCAGGCTCAGATCATAAAAACGGACGCTGAACGGAAAGCCGCCGAAATCATAAAAAGCGCGCAGGAAGAAGCGCATACTATCGTGAGCACTGCTGAAAGCAAAAAACAGCAAATTCACGACGAATCGTATCGGGCCGGCTTCGACGAAGGCAAAGAAGCCGGTTTTCGCGACGGCAACGCTGAAGCGGAACGTCTCGTGGACCGGCTGCACATTATGCTCGACCGTATTCTTGATAAGCGTCAGGAAATCCTTGAAGGGACGGAACAGCAGATTGTTGAATTGGTGCTCCTTATGGCGCGGAAAGTCGTTAAAGTCATGTCCGAAAATCAGCGCAACGTGGTGATGTCGAACGTGCTGCAGGCGCTGCGCAAAGTAAAAGGCCGCGGCGACGTGACCGTCCGCGTAAATCTTGCCGATCTGAAACTGACGTCCGAACATACCAAAGAGTTCATGCAGGCGGTTGAAAATATCAAAAATTTGACGATCGTGGAAGATTCGTCCATAGATCGCGGCGGCTGTATCGTTGAAACCGATTTCGGTGCAATCGACGCCCGCATTTCGAGTCAGCTTACGGAACTTGAACAGAAAATATTGGAAATTTCTCCGATAAAAACCGTTTCCAAGACGAACGCGCTCGATTCCGGTGCATAGACGGAGCGGACGGAGCGTATGAATTCTTTTTTTGATAAATACATTGCCAGCGTCAAAAACACGGAGACCATTTTATACACGGGAAACGTTTCCGCCGTGCGCGGAATGCTCATTGAAAGTCACGGCCCCCGGTCGGTTATCGGTGAAATGTGTTTTATCAAACTGATGCGCGGCGACATGCAGATAGCGGCGGAAGTCGTCGGGCTGAACGGCACGACGGTGCAGCTGATGGCGTACGGTGAAACGAAAGGCATTGAAATCGGCTGCGAAGTGGTCGCTACCGGGCACGTCCTGCGGGTCGCCGTCGGAAACGGACTGTTGGGGCGCGTGATCGACGCGGTCGGAAAACCGTACGACGGCAAGGGCGAATTGGCGTCCGGCCTGTATTATCCGGCGCTCGCGTCTCCGCCGGCTCCGCTCGAGCGGCGTCCCGTTTCACAGCGCATGGTTACCGGTGTCCGCGCGATCGACGCAATGCTCGCCGTTGCGAAAGGGCAGCGGCTCGGTATTTTTGCCGGTTCCGGCGTCGGAAAATCCACGCTTTTAAGTATGATCGCCCGAAACACAAAGGCGGACGTCAACGTTATTGCGCTCGTCGGAGAGCGCGGGCGCGAAGTCGTCGATTTTATCGACCGCGATCTGGGCGAAGAAGGCTTGAAGCGCTCCGTCGTCGTCGTCGCGACGTCCGACCAGCCGTCGATCGCCCGGTTACGCGCGGCGTATACGGCGACCGCGGTGGCGGAATATTTCCGCGATCAGGGTAAAGACGTTATGCTCATGTTCGATTCGGTAACCCGGTTCGCTCACGCGCAGCGGGAAATAGGACTCGCTTCCGGCGAACCGCCGGCGCAGCGCGGATATCCGCCGAGCGTGTTCGATCTGCTTCCGAAATTGCTTGAACGCAGCGGTACCAATCAAACGGGTTCCATCACCGCGTTTTACACCGTACTGGTCGACGGCGACGATATGGACGAACCTATCGCCGACAAAGTGCGCGGTACGCTCGACGGACATATCGTTCTGAATCGGAAACTCGCCCAGGCGGCCCATTTTCCCGCCATAGATGTGCTCGCGAGCATCAGCCGTCTGTCAAAACGGGTGTCCGGACCGGCAACGCAGCAGGCGGTTACGACGGTTCGCCGGCTTATGGCGTCGTACGCCGAAAACGAAGACATGATCACCGTGGGAGCCTATCAGAAGGGCTCGAACGCCGCTATAGACAAAGCGATCGACGTGCATCCCGATATAGAAGCTTTTCTTATGCAGGATGAATACGAGCCCGCGCCGCTGGAATCGACGCTCGAAAAGCTCGGTTCCATAGCCGGAACGGATATTCCGCCGGAGGAATGCGGAAGTTCCGCCGCCGCCGTTTCGTAACGCCGTATGAAACGGTTTCAGTTTCCGCTGCAGAAAGTTCTCGATTTACGCGAATTTGAAGAAGACCAGGCTCGGATCGAGTTGGGTAAAGCGATTGCCGAATCGGAACGCATCAGGCGGCAGCTGGAAAATCTTGCAGAAGAAAAGGCCCGTACGGTTGCAGGCGCTTCCGATGAAAAAGACGTGCGGCAGCTGATCGTGCGTGAGCACTATCTTATCCGGCTCGACGCGAACCGCGACGAATTGCTTGCGGAATTGCTTGAAGCGGATGCGCTGATTGAAAATCGACGCGCCGTTTTTGCCGAAGCGATGAAAAATCGCAAAGTTTTATCCAAACTTAAAGACCGCCGGTTCGGCGAATACCGCAAAGACGCACAGACGGCGGAAGATACTGCCGTGGACGATTTGTCGTCTGCCCGTTACTCCGGCTCCGGTTCGTCCCCATCCGGCGGAACGGATGCGGACGGAAGCGGTGCGCGCTAATACTTGAAGTCGCTTCCGCCGATGAATTCCCTTATAATCGAGCGGCCGGGAACGTTGCTCGCCGGAATCGGTGAAAA
This sequence is a window from Treponema brennaborense DSM 12168. Protein-coding genes within it:
- a CDS encoding FliI/YscN family ATPase, with translation MNSFFDKYIASVKNTETILYTGNVSAVRGMLIESHGPRSVIGEMCFIKLMRGDMQIAAEVVGLNGTTVQLMAYGETKGIEIGCEVVATGHVLRVAVGNGLLGRVIDAVGKPYDGKGELASGLYYPALASPPAPLERRPVSQRMVTGVRAIDAMLAVAKGQRLGIFAGSGVGKSTLLSMIARNTKADVNVIALVGERGREVVDFIDRDLGEEGLKRSVVVVATSDQPSIARLRAAYTATAVAEYFRDQGKDVMLMFDSVTRFAHAQREIGLASGEPPAQRGYPPSVFDLLPKLLERSGTNQTGSITAFYTVLVDGDDMDEPIADKVRGTLDGHIVLNRKLAQAAHFPAIDVLASISRLSKRVSGPATQQAVTTVRRLMASYAENEDMITVGAYQKGSNAAIDKAIDVHPDIEAFLMQDEYEPAPLESTLEKLGSIAGTDIPPEECGSSAAAVS
- the fliH gene encoding flagellar assembly protein FliH, which produces MAKTVFHFNEIKTQDDKVLLKLPRSFEPEVEEMEEEPIPEYTGPTADDLRREAEAFKEQWEAEKEQMLSKAQADADAIVKNAEEAAFEQVKRQSDQAQIIKTDAERKAAEIIKSAQEEAHTIVSTAESKKQQIHDESYRAGFDEGKEAGFRDGNAEAERLVDRLHIMLDRILDKRQEILEGTEQQIVELVLLMARKVVKVMSENQRNVVMSNVLQALRKVKGRGDVTVRVNLADLKLTSEHTKEFMQAVENIKNLTIVEDSSIDRGGCIVETDFGAIDARISSQLTELEQKILEISPIKTVSKTNALDSGA
- the hslV gene encoding ATP-dependent protease subunit HslV; this translates as MEYPKIRSTTVIAVRKNGRVAMAGDGQVTMGETVMKGNARKVRRLYDGKVLTGFAGATADAFNLFDKFEIKIKEFAGDLTRAAVELAKQWRTDKALRQLEALLLVADKDKILLISGTGDVIEPENDVLAIGSGGNYAYAAALAYLDSSDLGAKEIAEKSLKIAGNICIYTNNHITVEEL
- the hslU gene encoding ATP-dependent protease ATPase subunit HslU, which produces MEQLENAGVPVRDLTPKQIVAQLDTYIIGQQNAKKSVAIALRNRSRRLKLPEDIREEIAPKNILMIGPTGVGKTEIARRLAKLCNAPFLKVEATKYTEVGYVGRDVESMVRDLMAVGYNMVKAEAQESLKSQAESRVEEELLDLLLPGSRKEEKKSVQALPLSIFGTSVSESGDVSAASASDGSSSAAASDTLNSSTREKFRAMLREGKLEDRQVEVSVKKQNNVPSMEIFAGGNMEDLEAGMRQITSMFSGGKTRKKTVTVREARRILIEEQLDRLIDPDKIADEAKNRVEQMGIIFIDEIDKIAVRGEHGGQDVSREGVQRDILPIVEGSTVNTKYGVVDTTHVLFIAAGAFNLSSPSDLIPELQGRFPLRVELDSLHAEDFKRILTEPKNALTRQYAELLATENVTVRFDESAIDRMSFLAADVNSRAENIGARRLHTIMETLLEDLSFEADEHAGEVITITSDYVDERLKNIVENQDLSKYIL
- the fliE gene encoding flagellar hook-basal body complex protein FliE, coding for MIGSLELLRTHAAHIGSAAVVSGRHTAAESASSGTKTAKGTFENYLTEAVDYVNTKQIASSSNVEKLITDPDSVDIHDVTIAMAEASMSLNLAQTVIDRLISGWNEITTTR
- the fliG gene encoding flagellar motor switch protein FliG; this translates as MADQTNAAKPKPMPVSGKKSKDYKNLTGRQKAAIFLVSLGSEVSSDIFKHLREDEVETLVFEIARLETVEADVKDSVLEEFQDLMSAQNFITTGGIDYARELLEKSLGSQKAIDIINRLTSSLQVRPFDFIRRTDPAHLLNFIQQEYPQTIALILAYLEPNKASVILQNLPDDIQSEVARRIATMDRTSPDVLREVERVLEKKLSTLSSEDYTAAGGVESIVEILNLVDRSSEKSIIESLEEEDPDLAEEIKKRMFVFEDIVMLDDRAIQKVMREVDTQELAKALKSVDTEVQDKIFRNMSKRAASMLKEDMEFMGPVRLKDVEEAQQKIVSTIRRLEDSGEIVIARSGEDELVV
- the flgB gene encoding flagellar basal body rod protein FlgB, whose translation is MNTFTRSVDMLHRAMDASTLRYQVSANNLANSEVPNFKRTSVNFESQLKRALESERNAKDSFQMITTDDRHIASEGAIDYRTVEPRRVTDYLTTAKANGNNVDAEQEAMEILKTQLNYQLLTQMQAFEFSQLKVAMKK
- the flgC gene encoding flagellar basal body rod protein FlgC, whose product is MGLFTSINIAATGMSVERLRTDVISDNIANASTTRTPEGGKFQRKSVVLTPIAENPTFRNPFVPADIDNGPGAGVRISKIVKDTAQGRMVYDPSHPDAIQSGPNAGYVEYPNVNIVNEMVDLISASRAYEANSSVIQGSKDMFSSALEIAR
- the fliF gene encoding flagellar basal-body MS-ring/collar protein FliF, which encodes MNEWLKKLVSSIKELWAKWTLIQKIILFGIIAVVIAALVFMLRFSAKPATVPLFNVAITDVSARDNILYRLSQENVEAEVNAAGVISVKDEQTARRMRSVLVREDLVPTNVDPWALFDTERWTITDFERNVNLQRSITQMVKQHIEALDDIDSANVVITLPERTLFASDQNPTTASVIIYPKPGSDIADNKKKIQGIQKLLLRAVEGLKEENITIADSTGRIVNDFEGMAASERVDIVAKEQKLIKQLEMEYRASVLKSLQQIFGTDRVRDLNIKIDMDMSKKQVAGTEYSPIVIKADNPNTPYDDSELRDYLPISSETVTKVWTGTGYNPEGPAGVEGQNPPVYSDMSNLYGKSEETGVKQNNVINTKEYQEEKSPSIDRVTVSVNIDGTWRRTYDDKGQLVLNPNGTIAREYVPVDSAVLSSAAKLVQDAIGYNRNRGDSVTVQNIQYDRTAQFEEEDMAYIRAQQQRKTIMLVIAGIAVVLLAFMVFRFISRELERRRRLREEEILRRNQMEREKTLWEAEQAGMEVTMSVEERHRAELQENAITMAKEHPEDVAMLIRTWLMEE
- the fliJ gene encoding flagellar export protein FliJ, with product MKRFQFPLQKVLDLREFEEDQARIELGKAIAESERIRRQLENLAEEKARTVAGASDEKDVRQLIVREHYLIRLDANRDELLAELLEADALIENRRAVFAEAMKNRKVLSKLKDRRFGEYRKDAQTAEDTAVDDLSSARYSGSGSSPSGGTDADGSGAR